The following are encoded in a window of Balaenoptera ricei isolate mBalRic1 chromosome 1, mBalRic1.hap2, whole genome shotgun sequence genomic DNA:
- the INSRR gene encoding insulin receptor-related protein, producing MAVPSLWPWVACLLVILLSLGFSLDTREVCPSLDIRSEVAELRRLENCSVVEGHLQILLMFTATGEDFRGLSFPRLTQVTDYLLLFRVYGLESLRDLFPNLAVIRGARLFLGYALVIFEMPHLRDVGLPALGAVLSGAVRVEKNQELCHLSTIDWGLLQPSPGANHIVGNKLGEECADVCPGVLGATGEPCARTTFSGHTDYRCWTSSHCQRVCPCPRGLACTVRGECCHTECLGGCSRPEDPHACVACRHLYFQGACHRACPPGTYQHESWRCVTAEHCASLRSVPGRASTFGIHQGSCLAQCPPGFTRNDSSIFCHKCEGLCPKECKVGTKTIDSVQAAQDLVGCTHVEGSLILNLRQGYNLELELQHSLGLVETITGFLKIKHSFALVSLGFFKNLKLIRGDTMVDGNYTLYVLDNQNLQQLGSWVAAGLTIPVGKIYFAFNPRLCLEHIYRLEEVTGTKGRQNKAEINPRTNGDRAACQTRTLRFVSNVTEADRILLRWERFEPLEARDLLSFIVYYKESPFQNATEHVGPDACGAQSWNLLDVELPLSRTQEPGVTLTPLKPWTQYAVFVRAITLTTAEDSPHQGAQSPIIYLRTLPAAPTVPQDVISTSNSSSHLLVRWKPPTQRNGNITYYLVLWQRLAEDSDLYLNDYCHRGLRLPTSNNDPRFDREDGELEADREPGCCACQHPPPGQVLPPLEAQEASFQKKFENFLHNAITIPKSPWKVTSINKSPQRDSGRHRRAAGALRLGGNSSDFEIQEDKVPRERAVLRGLRHFTEYRIDIHACNHAAHTVGCSAATFVFARTMPHREADGIPGKVAWEAASKSSVLLRWLEPPDPNGLILKYEIKYRRLGEEATVLCVSRLRYAKFGGVHLALLPPGNYSARVRATSLAGNGSWTDGVAFYIPGPEEEDSGGLHVLLTVTPVGLMLLIILAALGFFYSRKRNSTLYTSVNPEYFSASHMYIPDEWEVPREQISIIRELGQGSFGMVYEGLAQGLEVGEELTPVALKTVNELASPRERIEFLKEASVMKAFKCHHVVRLLGVVSQGQPTLVIMELMTRGDLKSHLRSLRPEAENNPGLPRPALGDMIQMAGEIADGMAYLAANKFVHRDLAARNCMVSQDFTVKIGDFGMTRDVYETDYYRKGGKGLLPVRWMAPESLKDGIFTTHSDVWSFGVVLWEIVTLAEQPYQGLSNEQVLKFVMDGGVLEELESCPVQLQELMHRCWQQNPRLRPTFTHILDSIQEELRPSFRLLSFYYSPECRGARASLLPTDAEPDSRPTPKGASSDFSPQNGGPGH from the exons ATGGCAGTGCCCAGTCTGTGGCCATGGGTAGCCTGCCTGCTTGTGATCCTCCTCTCCTTGGGATTTAGCCTGGACACTCGCGAGG TGTGCCCCAGCCTGGACATCCGCTCAGAGGTGGCAGAGCTGCGTCGGCTGGAAAACTGTAGCGTGGTGGAGGGTCACCTGCAGATCCTGCTCATGTTCACAGCCACTGGCGAGGACTTCCGTGGCCTCAGCTTCCCACGCCTCACTCAGGTCACCGACTACCTGCTGCTCTTCCGTGTCTATGGCCTGGAGAGCCTGCGTGACCTCTTCCCCAACCTAGCGGTCATCCGCGGTGCCCGCCTCTTCCTGGGCTACGCGCTGGTCATCTTCGAGATGCCTCACCTGCGGGACGTGGGGCTGCCAGCGCTGGGGGCCGTGCTGAGTGGGGCCGTGCGCGTGGAGAAGAACCAGGAGCTCTGCCACCTCTCCACCATTGACTGGGGCCTGCTGCAGCCTTCACCTGGCGCCAACCACATTGTGGGCAACAAGCTGGGCGAGGAGTGTGCCGACGTGTGCCCCGGTGTGCTGGGCGCCACTGGCGAGCCCTGTGCCAGGACCACCTTCAGCGGGCACACCGACTACAGGTGCTGGACCTCCAGCCACTGCCAGAGAG TGTGCCCCTGTCCCCGTGGGCTGGCCTGCACAGTTAGGGGTGAGTGCTGCCACACTGAATGCCTGGGAGGATGCAGCCGGCCAGAAGACCCCCATGCCTGTGTCGCCTGCCGCCACCTCTACTTCCAGGGTGCCTGCCACAGGGCGTGCCCTCCAGGCACCTACCAGCATGAGTCCTGGCGCTGCGTCACGGCCGAGCACTGTGCCAGCCTGCGCTCTGTGCCTGGCCGCGCCTCCACCTTCGGCATCCACCAGGGTAGTTGCCTGGCCCAATGCCCTCCAGGCTTCACCCGTAATGACAGCAG CATATTCTGCCACAAATGCGAGGGGCTATGCCCCAAAGAGTGCAAAGTGGGCACCAAGACCATCGACTCTGTCCAGGCAGCACAGGATCTGGTGGGCTGCACCCACGTGGAAGGGAGCCTCATCCTCAATCTTCGTCAAGGCT ATAACCTGGAGCTGGAGCTGCAGCACAGCCTGGGACTGGTAGAGACCATCACTGGCTTCCTCAAAATCAAGCACTCCTTTGCCCTCGTGTCCCTAGGCTTTTTCAAGAACCTCAAACTAATCCGGGGGGACACCATGGTGGATGG GAACTACACTCTGTATGTGCTGGACAACCAGAACCTGCAGCAGCTGGGCTCCTGGGTGGCTGCGGGGCTCACCATTCCCGTGGGCAAGATATACTTCGCCTTCAACCCacgcctctgcctggaacacatcTACCGCTTGGAGGAGGTGACTGGCACGAAGGGACGGCAAAACAAGGCAGAGATCAACCCCCGCACCAACGGAGACCGAGCTGCCT GCCAGACTCGCACCCTGCGCTTCGTGTCCAACGTGACGGAGGCCGACCGTATCTTGCTGCGCTGGGAGCGCTTCGAGCCGCTGGAGGCTCGCGACCTACTCAGCTTCATCGTGTACTACAAGGAGTC CCCATTCCAGAATGCCACAGAGCATGTAGGTCCAGATGCCTGTGGGGCCCAGAGCTGGAACCTACTGGATGTGGAACTGCCCCTAAGCCGCACCCAGGAGCCAGGTGTGACCCTAACCCCGCTCAAGCCCTGGACACAGTACGCAGTGTTTGTGCGGGCCATCACGCTGACCACTGCAGAGGACAGCCCCCACCAAGGAGCCCAAAGCCCCATCATCTACCTCCGAACCTTACCTGCAG CACCCACAGTGCCCCAGGACGTCATCTCCACGTCCAACTCCTCCTCCCACCTGCTGGTGCGCTGGAAGCCACCGACCCAGCGCAACGGAAACATCACCTACTACCTGGTGCTGTGGCAACGCCTGGCAGAGGACAGCGACCTCTACCTCAATGACTACTGCCACCGCG GCTTGCGGCTGCCCACCAGCAACAACGACCCCCGCTTCGACCGCGAAGACGGGGAACTCGAGGCCGACAGGGAGCCGGGCTGCTGCGCTTGCCAGCACCCACCTCCTGGGCAGGTCCTGCCACCGCTGGAGGCACAGGAGGCCTCCTTCCAGAAGAAGTTTGAAAACTTTCTACACAATGCCATCACCATCCCCAA ATCCCCTTGGAAGGTGACGTCCATCAATAAGAGCCCTCAAAG GGACTCGGGGAGGCACCGCCGGGCAGCCGGGGCCCTCCGGCTTGGGGGGAACAGCTCGGATTTCGAGATCCAGGAGGACAAAGTGCCCCGGGAGCGAGCGGTGCTGAGGGGCCTGCGCCACTTCACAGAGTACCGGATCGACATTCATGCCTGCAACCACGCGGCGCACACTGTGGGCTGCAGCGCTGCCACCTTCGTCTTTGCGCGTACCATGCCCCACA GAGAGGCTGATGGCATCCCAGGGAAGGTGGCCTGGGAGGCAGCCAGCAAAAGCAGTGTTCTCCTACGCTGGCTTGAGCCACCGGATCCCAATGGACTCATTCTCAAGTACGAAATCAAGTACCGCCGCTTGGGAGAG GAGGCCACAGTGCTGTGTGTGTCCCGCCTGCGATATGCCAAGTTTGGGGGCGTCCACCTGGCCCTGCTGCCCCCTGGAAACTACTCTGCCAGAGTTCGGGCAACCTCACTGGCTGGCAACGGCTCCTGGACAGACGGTGTCGCTTTCTACATCCCTGGCCCAG AGGAGGAAGACTCTGGGGGGCTGCACGTCCTTCTCACTGTCACCCCCGTGGGGCTCATGCTGCTCATCATTCTTGCTGCCCTCGGTTTCTTCTACAGCAGGAAGAG AAACAGCACGCTGTATACCTCTGTGAATCCGGAGTACTTCAGTGCCTCTCATA TGTACATCCCTGATGAGTGGGAGGTGCCTCGGGAGCAGATCTCCATAATCCGGGAACTGGGCCAGGGCTCTTTTGGGATGGTATACGAGGGGCTGGCACAAGGACTTGAGGTTGGAGAGGAGCTCACGCCCGTGGCCCTGAAGACGGTGAATGAGCTGGCCAGCCCACGAGAACGCATTGAGTTCCTCAAGGAAGCCTCCGTCATGAAGGCATTCAAGTGTCACCATGTG GTACGTCTCCTGGGTGTGGTGTCTCAGGGCCAGCCAACTCTGGTCATCATGGAGTTAATGACCCGAGGGGACCTCAAGAGCCATCTTCGATCTTTGCGGCCTGAGGCAGAG AACAACCCTGGGCTCCCTCGGCCAGCACTGGGAGATATGATCCAGATGGCTGGTGAAATCGCGGATGGCATGGCCTACCTCGCTGCCAACAAGTTTGTGCACCGAGACCTGGCGGCCCGAAACTGCATGGTGTCCCAGGACTTCACCGTCAAGATCGGGG ACTTCGGGATGACTCGAGATGTGTATGAGACAGACTATTACCGCAAGGGCGGGAAGGGGCTGCTGCCTGTGCGCTGGATGGCCCCTGAGTCCCTCAAAGACGGAATCTTCACCACCCACTCGGATGTCTG GTCCTTTGGCGTGGTGCTCTGGGAGATTGTGACCCTGGCTGAGCAACCCTACCAGGGCCTATCCAATGAGCAGGTGCTCAAGTTCGTCATGGATGGCGGGGTCCTAGAGGAGCTGGAGAGCTGTCCCGTTCAGCT gcAGGAGCTGATGCACCGCTGCTGGCAGCAGAACCCGCGCCTGCGCCCAACTTTTACCCACATCCTGGACAGCATACAGGAAGAGCTGCGGCCCTCCTTCCGCCTCCTTTCCTTCTATTACAGCCCAGAGTGCCGGGGGGCCCGGGCTTCCCTGCTGCCCACAGATGCAGAGCCCGACTCCCGGCCAACCCCTAAAGGGGCTTCCTCAGACTTCAGCCCCCAAAATGGGGGTCCAGGGCACTGA